One Nocardia sp. BMG111209 DNA segment encodes these proteins:
- a CDS encoding cytochrome P450: MEGPHVSTDDAVYWDPYDPVLAQDPHPTFARLREEVPIYYNEKHDFHLISRFDDCDRALHDWRTFRSGRGNILELIKSGIELPPGTLIMEDPPSHDIHRKLLARMFTPRRIAALEPQVREYCSAALDPLVGSDRFDLMAAVGTDLPMRVIGMLVGIPEADQVAFREATDSALRTEPGEKADFRGGATLSNESFNDYLDWRIEHPSDDIMTELLHAEFDDEHGVRRTLTRDEIVTYLTVVAGAGNETTGRLIGWIGSILAKNPDQRRELAADPLLIPNAVEEILRLEPAGPAIGRYVAADTEFHGTVVPAGSALLVLIAAANRDPRRVPDGDRFDIHRDIRHQLAFGYGLHFCLGASLARLEGRIAMEELLKRFPAWDVDWDNAKLASTSTVRGWESLPLIVGSSVPVA, from the coding sequence CGCCCGCCTCCGCGAGGAAGTGCCGATCTACTACAACGAGAAGCACGACTTCCATCTGATCAGCCGGTTCGACGATTGCGATCGGGCGCTGCACGATTGGCGGACCTTCCGATCCGGTCGCGGCAACATCCTCGAGCTGATCAAGTCGGGGATCGAACTGCCGCCGGGCACGCTGATCATGGAGGATCCGCCGAGTCACGACATCCATCGGAAGTTGCTGGCGCGCATGTTCACTCCGCGCCGGATCGCCGCGCTGGAGCCGCAGGTGCGCGAATATTGTTCCGCCGCACTGGATCCGCTGGTCGGTAGCGATCGCTTCGATCTGATGGCCGCGGTCGGGACCGATCTGCCGATGCGGGTGATCGGGATGCTGGTCGGCATTCCGGAGGCCGACCAGGTGGCCTTCCGGGAGGCGACCGATTCGGCGCTGCGCACCGAACCCGGTGAGAAGGCCGACTTCCGCGGCGGCGCGACGCTGAGCAACGAGTCGTTCAACGACTATCTGGACTGGCGCATCGAGCATCCGTCCGACGACATCATGACCGAACTGCTGCACGCCGAATTCGACGACGAGCACGGGGTGCGCCGCACCCTCACCCGGGACGAGATCGTCACCTATCTCACGGTCGTGGCGGGTGCGGGCAACGAGACCACCGGGCGGCTGATCGGCTGGATCGGCTCGATCCTGGCGAAGAATCCGGATCAGCGCCGGGAGCTGGCCGCCGATCCGCTGCTGATCCCGAACGCGGTCGAGGAGATTCTGCGGTTGGAGCCGGCCGGACCGGCGATCGGCCGTTATGTCGCCGCCGACACGGAATTCCACGGCACCGTGGTGCCGGCCGGCAGTGCGTTGCTCGTCCTGATCGCCGCCGCGAACCGGGATCCGCGCCGGGTTCCCGACGGCGACCGGTTCGACATCCATCGCGACATCCGGCATCAGCTGGCCTTCGGCTACGGGCTGCACTTCTGCCTCGGCGCGTCGCTGGCGCGGCTGGAGGGCCGGATCGCCATGGAGGAGTTGCTGAAACGATTCCCGGCCTGGGATGTCGACTGGGACAACGCGAAACTCGCCTCCACCTCCACCGTGCGCGGCTGGGAATCGTTGCCGCTCATCGTCGGCAGCAGCGTGCCGGTCGCCTGA
- a CDS encoding acyl-CoA thioesterase II: MWSDLLASLAVRQVSASEGGSAVFEGQNLPLDYHRIYGGQILGQFMQAANAVHPDKSVKSIQTLFAKEGHTSEPVRYEVTTHHAGRAFATVSVVARQTDRVVATASISLHAAEEGPIVQTVPAVPALPSAEHKVEFSLIPWETRATTSLDDPAAGAPEYELWMRTPEVDPALAPALTAFATDLNLIGTALRPIDGVTQADSQKKFASAVTSHSLWFHRPFRSDVWLLLRQHSPLLAHSRAFGRGDVLTEDGSLVASYAQEALVRFK, translated from the coding sequence ATGTGGAGTGATCTTCTCGCCAGCCTCGCGGTGCGGCAGGTATCGGCGAGCGAAGGCGGCAGCGCGGTGTTCGAGGGGCAGAACCTGCCGCTGGACTACCACCGGATCTACGGTGGCCAGATCCTCGGCCAGTTCATGCAGGCCGCCAACGCGGTGCATCCGGACAAGTCGGTCAAGTCGATCCAGACGCTGTTCGCCAAGGAGGGCCACACCAGCGAGCCGGTGCGGTACGAGGTGACCACGCATCACGCGGGGCGCGCGTTCGCGACCGTGTCGGTCGTGGCCCGGCAGACCGATCGGGTGGTGGCGACCGCCTCGATCTCGCTGCACGCCGCCGAGGAGGGCCCGATCGTGCAGACCGTGCCGGCCGTCCCGGCGCTGCCCAGCGCCGAGCACAAGGTGGAATTCAGCCTGATCCCGTGGGAGACCCGCGCCACCACCTCGCTCGACGACCCCGCGGCGGGTGCGCCGGAGTACGAGCTGTGGATGCGCACCCCCGAGGTGGATCCGGCGCTGGCCCCCGCGCTCACCGCCTTCGCCACCGATCTCAACCTGATCGGCACCGCGCTGCGGCCCATCGACGGCGTCACCCAGGCCGACAGCCAGAAGAAGTTCGCCTCCGCGGTCACCTCGCACAGCCTGTGGTTCCACCGGCCGTTCCGCAGCGACGTGTGGCTGCTGCTGCGGCAGCACAGCCCGCTGCTGGCGCACAGCCGGGCCTTCGGCCGCGGCGACGTGCTCACCGAGGACGGGTCGCTGGTCGCCTCGTACGCGCAGGAAGCCCTGGTGCGCTTCAAATAA
- a CDS encoding TetR/AcrR family transcriptional regulator → MSTPNEEPAWKQRAVERSIRTAKLRAEQRVQRFLDAAQAIITEKGSTDFTVQEVVDRSRQSLRSFYLQFDGKHELLLALFEDALARSADQIRAAAAGQTDPLEQVRVAVELLFELSRPDPTASRPLFTDFAPQLLISHPAEVKVAHAPLIALFAELLEAASEAGELREGINPRRMAAMAMQTVMFTAQSAGGTDDATMHPITADEVWNFCAHGFAKL, encoded by the coding sequence GTGAGCACTCCCAACGAAGAGCCGGCCTGGAAGCAGCGTGCCGTCGAGCGCTCCATCCGGACGGCCAAATTGCGTGCCGAGCAGCGTGTTCAGCGCTTCCTCGACGCCGCCCAGGCGATCATCACCGAGAAGGGCAGTACCGACTTCACCGTGCAGGAGGTCGTCGACCGCTCTCGGCAGTCGCTACGCAGCTTCTACCTGCAGTTCGACGGTAAGCACGAACTGCTGCTGGCGCTGTTCGAGGATGCGCTGGCCCGCTCCGCCGACCAGATCCGCGCCGCCGCCGCCGGGCAGACCGACCCGCTCGAGCAGGTCCGCGTCGCCGTCGAGTTGCTGTTCGAGCTGTCCCGCCCGGATCCGACCGCCAGCCGCCCGCTGTTCACCGATTTCGCTCCCCAGCTGCTGATTTCGCATCCCGCCGAGGTGAAGGTGGCGCACGCGCCGCTGATCGCGTTGTTCGCGGAGTTGCTGGAGGCGGCCTCCGAGGCCGGCGAGCTCCGCGAGGGGATCAACCCGCGCCGGATGGCGGCGATGGCGATGCAGACGGTCATGTTCACGGCCCAATCCGCCGGTGGCACAGACGATGCCACCATGCATCCGATCACCGCCGACGAGGTCTGGAACTTCTGCGCGCACGGCTTCGCCAAGCTGTAG
- a CDS encoding acyl-CoA dehydrogenase family protein, with protein MLFEFDSDQRLWQDTVRDVVAKQCPPTLIREVADKGGDSTALWQSYVRLGWTELTDPSAAVELAIVLEELGRATDPTPYLATMSQFAPLAPDFADPAQSGTAVYGGVAANLDAGGWVLTGTARHVLDGDRADRFAVVTPAGVFVVPASEVTATRSPVFDPVLHVADVSFAGVRVGHEARADVDAERARHVALTGLALTTVGACRRILDLVLDHVRNRQQFGVAIGSFQAVKHKAADMYIAVERARALAYYAALTIAEDDPRRRVAAAMAKASAGECQSLVFRHGIQLFGGMGFTWENDLQFALKRAKAGELMLGGAAEHRALIAEEYRATVL; from the coding sequence ATGCTCTTCGAGTTCGACTCGGACCAACGGTTGTGGCAGGACACGGTGCGCGATGTGGTCGCGAAACAGTGCCCGCCGACACTGATCCGTGAGGTCGCCGACAAGGGTGGCGACAGCACGGCGCTGTGGCAGTCCTATGTGCGGCTCGGCTGGACCGAGCTCACCGATCCGAGTGCCGCCGTGGAGCTGGCCATCGTCCTGGAAGAACTGGGCCGGGCCACCGATCCCACTCCCTACCTCGCGACGATGAGCCAATTCGCCCCGCTGGCACCGGATTTCGCGGATCCGGCACAGTCCGGCACCGCCGTGTACGGCGGCGTCGCGGCCAATCTCGACGCCGGGGGCTGGGTGCTCACCGGCACCGCCCGCCACGTCCTCGACGGTGACCGGGCCGACCGCTTCGCCGTGGTCACCCCCGCCGGCGTCTTCGTGGTGCCCGCGAGCGAGGTGACCGCCACCCGCAGCCCGGTGTTCGATCCGGTCCTGCACGTCGCCGACGTCTCGTTCGCCGGGGTCCGGGTCGGGCACGAGGCCCGCGCCGACGTCGACGCCGAGCGCGCCCGCCACGTCGCGCTGACCGGGCTGGCGCTCACCACCGTCGGCGCCTGCCGGCGCATTCTCGACCTGGTCCTCGACCATGTGCGCAACCGGCAGCAGTTCGGGGTGGCGATCGGCTCGTTCCAGGCCGTCAAGCACAAGGCCGCCGATATGTACATCGCCGTCGAACGCGCCCGCGCGCTGGCCTACTACGCCGCGCTGACCATCGCCGAGGACGATCCGCGTCGCCGGGTCGCCGCCGCCATGGCCAAGGCGAGCGCCGGCGAATGCCAGTCGCTGGTGTTCCGGCACGGCATTCAGCTGTTCGGCGGAATGGGCTTCACCTGGGAGAACGACCTGCAGTTCGCGCTGAAGCGGGCCAAGGCCGGCGAGCTGATGCTCGGCGGCGCTGCCGAGCACCGCGCGCTGATCGCCGAGGAGTACCGTGCAACTGTCCTTTGA
- a CDS encoding acyl-CoA dehydrogenase family protein — MQLSFDADVEEFRAEFVAFLEEHLPDAAETTERAGSSADVPEWARRWQRLLFDNGWLLPANPPEFGGRNAGVLQQYVHLEELSKRRIYHSFNPQGLGIIAASLLTFGTDEQKQRWAVPILRAEITAALGMSEPGAGSDLAGLRTRAVRDGDHFVVNGQKVWTSGAHDADVLLTFVRTDPDAPKHKGISVLLIPTDTPGVTRRPFASICGPHDLDFNEVFFENARVPAENLLGPLNGGWTVANGSLGHERTLLWLSFADRLQELTEDFRPESVFDKDSYATLAMDLQALRLLGSQALSRAARGEQDTQSLSILKVLGSEAVQSAAEQALYAQGVDGLVHPAFTASYLPMNLDNFSCSWFERYARSFAGTIAGGTSEIQRTIIAERVLGLPRG; from the coding sequence GTGCAACTGTCCTTTGACGCCGACGTCGAGGAATTCCGCGCCGAGTTCGTGGCCTTCCTCGAGGAGCATCTGCCCGACGCGGCGGAGACCACCGAGCGGGCCGGTTCCAGCGCCGACGTGCCGGAATGGGCCCGGCGCTGGCAGCGGCTGCTGTTCGACAACGGCTGGCTGCTGCCCGCCAATCCGCCGGAGTTCGGCGGCCGCAACGCCGGTGTGCTGCAGCAGTACGTGCACCTGGAGGAGCTGTCGAAGCGGCGGATCTACCACAGCTTCAACCCGCAGGGCCTGGGCATCATCGCCGCCTCGCTGCTGACCTTCGGCACCGACGAGCAGAAGCAGCGCTGGGCCGTGCCGATCCTGCGCGCGGAGATCACCGCGGCGCTGGGCATGAGCGAGCCGGGGGCGGGTTCGGATCTGGCCGGGCTACGCACCCGCGCGGTGCGCGACGGCGACCATTTCGTGGTGAACGGGCAGAAGGTGTGGACCTCCGGCGCGCACGACGCCGATGTGCTGCTGACCTTCGTGCGCACCGATCCGGACGCGCCCAAGCACAAGGGCATCAGCGTACTGCTGATCCCCACCGACACCCCCGGGGTCACCCGGCGGCCGTTCGCCTCGATCTGCGGGCCGCACGATCTGGACTTCAACGAGGTGTTCTTCGAGAACGCCCGGGTGCCGGCGGAGAATCTGCTCGGCCCGCTCAACGGCGGCTGGACCGTCGCCAACGGCTCGCTCGGGCACGAACGCACGCTGCTGTGGCTGAGTTTCGCGGATCGGCTGCAGGAACTCACCGAGGATTTCCGTCCGGAGTCGGTGTTCGACAAGGACAGTTACGCCACGCTGGCGATGGATCTGCAGGCGCTGCGGCTGCTCGGGTCGCAGGCGCTGTCGCGGGCCGCCCGCGGCGAACAGGACACCCAGTCGCTGTCGATCCTGAAGGTGCTCGGATCCGAGGCGGTGCAGTCCGCCGCCGAGCAGGCGCTGTACGCGCAGGGGGTGGACGGGCTGGTACATCCCGCCTTCACCGCCTCCTATCTGCCGATGAATCTGGACAACTTCTCGTGCAGTTGGTTCGAGCGGTACGCACGGAGTTTCGCCGGTACCATCGCCGGCGGTACCTCGGAGATCCAGCGCACGATCATCGCCGAGCGGGTGCTCGGGTTGCCTCGAGGCTGA
- a CDS encoding enoyl-CoA hydratase — MSYIDYAVADKIATITLNRPEAANAQNAALLDELDAAWVRAADDPEVAVIVLRAEGKHFSAGHDLRGGGPVPDKITLELIVANESRRYLEYSLRWRNIPKPSIAAVQGRCISGGLLLCWPCDLIIAAEDAQFSDPVVLMGIGGVEYHGHTWELGPRKAKEILFTGRPVTAHEAEQVGMVNKVVARDQLDAEARSWAEQIAKMPAFGLRQAKRAVNQTLDIQGFYAAIQSVFDIHQTGHGNALSVSGWPVLARLDDMKANIR; from the coding sequence ATGTCCTATATCGACTACGCGGTCGCCGACAAGATCGCGACCATCACGTTGAACCGGCCGGAGGCCGCCAACGCCCAGAATGCCGCGCTGCTGGACGAATTGGATGCCGCCTGGGTGCGCGCCGCCGACGATCCGGAGGTCGCGGTGATCGTGCTGCGGGCCGAGGGCAAGCACTTCTCCGCCGGACACGATCTGCGCGGCGGCGGTCCGGTTCCGGACAAGATCACGCTGGAGCTGATCGTCGCCAACGAGTCGCGGCGTTATCTGGAGTATTCGCTGCGCTGGCGCAACATCCCCAAACCCTCCATCGCGGCGGTCCAGGGCCGTTGTATCTCCGGTGGGCTGCTGCTGTGCTGGCCCTGCGACCTGATCATCGCCGCCGAGGACGCGCAATTCTCCGACCCGGTCGTGCTGATGGGTATCGGCGGCGTCGAATACCACGGCCACACCTGGGAACTCGGGCCCCGCAAGGCCAAGGAGATCCTGTTCACCGGACGCCCCGTCACCGCGCACGAGGCCGAACAGGTCGGCATGGTCAACAAGGTCGTCGCCCGCGACCAACTCGACGCCGAAGCCCGGTCGTGGGCCGAGCAGATCGCCAAGATGCCCGCCTTCGGGCTGCGCCAGGCCAAACGCGCGGTCAACCAGACCCTCGACATCCAGGGCTTCTACGCCGCCATCCAGTCGGTGTTCGACATCCACCAGACCGGCCACGGCAACGCACTCAGCGTCAGCGGATGGCCCGTACTCGCGCGACTCGACGATATGAAGGCCAATATCCGGTAA
- a CDS encoding 3'(2'),5'-bisphosphate nucleotidase CysQ has translation MNDHTVAATLAAEAGELLLAIRDEGGAAGDRKSNDLLLARLAELRPDDAVLSEESTDDPVRLQRDRVWIVDPLDGTREYGEPPRPDWAVHVALAVHGIATIGAVGLPAAGIVLHTGEPPVVPPRPEGPIRVAVSRSRASWEVRELVARLSAATVPMGSAGAKAMAVVRGDADVYAHSGGQYEWDSCAPVAVAAAAGLHVSRIDGSPLRYNRPDPYLPDLLICRPELADKVLGALAG, from the coding sequence ATGAACGATCACACCGTGGCCGCGACCCTGGCCGCGGAGGCGGGCGAACTGCTCCTCGCCATCCGCGACGAGGGCGGCGCCGCCGGCGACCGGAAATCGAACGATCTGCTGCTCGCCCGGCTGGCCGAGCTGCGCCCGGACGATGCCGTGCTGTCGGAGGAGAGCACCGACGATCCCGTTCGGCTGCAACGGGATCGGGTGTGGATCGTCGATCCGCTCGACGGCACCCGGGAGTACGGCGAACCGCCGCGGCCGGACTGGGCGGTGCACGTGGCGCTGGCGGTGCACGGGATCGCCACGATCGGCGCGGTGGGCCTGCCCGCCGCGGGCATCGTGCTGCACACCGGCGAGCCGCCGGTGGTCCCGCCGCGGCCCGAGGGCCCGATCCGGGTGGCGGTGTCGCGCAGCCGGGCCTCCTGGGAGGTGCGGGAGCTGGTCGCGCGGCTGTCGGCGGCCACGGTGCCGATGGGTTCGGCGGGCGCCAAGGCGATGGCCGTGGTGCGCGGTGACGCCGATGTGTACGCGCACTCCGGCGGTCAGTACGAATGGGATTCCTGCGCGCCGGTCGCGGTGGCGGCGGCCGCCGGGCTGCACGTCTCCCGCATCGACGGTTCCCCGCTGCGCTACAACCGTCCCGACCCGTACCTGCCGGATCTGCTGATCTGCCGCCCCGAACTGGCGGACAAGGTGCTCGGCGCGCTCGCCGGCTGA
- a CDS encoding sulfotransferase — protein MAIHDDLLTEARSRTGLDDFGDDSYREGLERLLRALRTEAKLNATGTAFLHRMLLEQLSQRLQVEDWYRRHPEIEDESITALIGLGLPRTGSTALSQLLGADPNARSLRQWQAGHPCPPPSTVSGADPRLGLTAAEGEERDRQSPRRRKLVPSSTTGDGPAECHDLMALDFKSHYYQAFARIPSYSHWFAHEADLTSTYRYELRVLKLLQWGLPAQPWRLKCPTHLLFLDQLDEVFPDAKFVQTHRDPTEVMVSAADLYVTIASVYSDDVDPAYMAALNLEHWTLGIRRGLAFRDRAGDDRFHDIDFRAMQRDPIGEITRLYAWLGEPITDEFAAGMRHWWHENAENREANVHPDPTAFGLDFDEVRPLFADYVARAAAWTAPTDKE, from the coding sequence ATGGCGATCCACGACGATCTGCTGACCGAGGCCCGCTCCCGGACCGGCCTCGACGACTTCGGCGACGACTCCTACCGGGAAGGGCTCGAGCGACTGCTGCGCGCCCTGCGCACCGAGGCGAAACTCAACGCGACCGGCACCGCGTTCCTGCACCGGATGCTGCTGGAACAGCTCTCCCAGCGGTTGCAGGTCGAGGACTGGTACCGGCGGCATCCCGAGATCGAGGACGAGTCGATCACCGCGCTGATCGGCCTGGGCCTGCCGCGCACCGGATCGACCGCGCTGTCGCAGCTGCTGGGCGCCGACCCGAATGCCCGTTCGCTGCGGCAGTGGCAGGCCGGGCACCCGTGCCCGCCGCCGTCGACCGTCTCCGGCGCCGACCCCCGCCTCGGCCTGACCGCCGCGGAGGGCGAGGAACGCGATCGGCAGTCGCCGCGCCGGCGAAAGCTGGTGCCCTCCAGTACCACCGGCGACGGCCCGGCCGAATGCCACGACCTCATGGCCCTGGACTTCAAGTCGCACTACTACCAGGCCTTCGCTCGGATCCCCTCGTACTCGCACTGGTTCGCGCACGAGGCCGACCTCACCTCCACCTACCGGTACGAACTGCGCGTGCTGAAACTGCTGCAGTGGGGCCTGCCCGCGCAGCCGTGGCGGCTGAAGTGCCCCACCCACCTGCTGTTCCTGGATCAGCTCGACGAGGTCTTCCCGGACGCGAAATTCGTTCAGACGCATCGTGATCCGACCGAGGTCATGGTCTCGGCGGCCGATCTGTACGTGACCATCGCGAGCGTCTACAGCGACGACGTCGACCCCGCGTACATGGCGGCGCTGAACCTGGAGCACTGGACCCTCGGCATCCGCCGCGGCCTGGCCTTCCGCGACCGGGCCGGCGACGACCGCTTCCACGACATCGATTTCCGTGCGATGCAACGGGATCCGATCGGCGAGATCACCCGCCTGTACGCCTGGCTGGGTGAGCCGATCACCGACGAGTTCGCCGCCGGCATGCGGCACTGGTGGCACGAGAACGCCGAGAACCGCGAGGCCAACGTCCATCCCGACCCCACCGCCTTCGGCCTGGACTTCGACGAGGTCCGGCCGCTGTTCGCCGATTACGTCGCCCGCGCGGCGGCGTGGACGGCCCCCACCGACAAGGAGTGA
- a CDS encoding TetR/AcrR family transcriptional regulator: MRRERAARTRDRILAAGSELVHGLTAWDWRGLTFRAVAERAGVSERTVYRHFPTEHDLHEAIMRRLAEESGVTYSGLRLADLAPVTARVLTSLPSFAVRHWSIERPQEPALAAVETDRREALVAAVAAEAADWPEEQRRMAVAVLDLLWDPGTFERLSTLWELDAGQAGRALTWAIERIAAAVRQDDPPSGT, encoded by the coding sequence GTGCGGCGCGAGCGGGCCGCCCGCACGCGTGATCGCATCCTCGCGGCCGGGTCGGAGCTGGTGCACGGACTCACGGCGTGGGATTGGCGTGGTCTGACCTTCCGGGCGGTCGCCGAGCGGGCGGGGGTCAGCGAGCGGACGGTGTATCGGCACTTCCCCACCGAGCACGATCTGCACGAGGCCATCATGCGACGGCTCGCCGAGGAGTCGGGGGTGACCTACTCCGGGTTGCGCCTGGCCGATCTGGCGCCGGTGACCGCGCGCGTCCTGACCAGCCTGCCGTCGTTCGCGGTGCGGCACTGGTCGATCGAACGGCCGCAGGAGCCCGCCCTGGCCGCCGTCGAGACCGACCGCCGGGAGGCGCTGGTCGCCGCCGTGGCCGCGGAGGCCGCCGACTGGCCGGAGGAGCAGCGGCGGATGGCCGTCGCGGTGCTCGACCTGCTGTGGGATCCGGGCACTTTCGAGCGGCTGTCGACCCTGTGGGAGCTCGATGCCGGGCAGGCCGGGCGGGCGCTCACCTGGGCGATCGAGAGGATCGCGGCGGCCGTCCGGCAGGACGATCCGCCCTCGGGTACGTGA
- a CDS encoding carboxylesterase/lipase family protein, translating into MTTLPAEPEVRTTAGTVRGRREDDLVVFRGIPFAQPPVGELRFAAPRPARRWDGVREAFAFGPPPPQDIVVPGRTGGLSGVATGDDWLTVNVWTPQPDPAAHRPVLVWIYGGAYKLGFAGSPGYDAQHLTRAGDHVVVSFNYRVGMEGFAHFAGAPANRGLLDQVAALEWVRDNITAFGGDPDRVTVFGESAGAGSLAALLAMPRAKNLFRQAILQSPPGTFHSDDLGRDIGAALAAGRGLRATADDLATVDPHELVGAAAGLTADLGWDRTRWGAVADTITPYSPVVDGDVLPTDPWTALSAGSARDVRIILGHNRNESRLFLFLGGALPGIDDTRADAALRTFGPGADPEQTYRAAHPDAAPEQLLEYVHSDWLFRMPALHLIQAQRSAGGTAYGYEIAWPAPGNAALGACHGLDGPLVFGTLTAHLGPLLFGPEPSAETRTQSARIQRAWTDFAATGDPGWPAYDTRGLFRVFDTEPTVTPYPEAASEKLWATHKFAALPLL; encoded by the coding sequence ATGACGACGCTACCGGCCGAACCCGAGGTGCGGACCACCGCCGGGACCGTGCGCGGACGCCGCGAGGACGATCTCGTGGTGTTCCGCGGCATTCCCTTCGCCCAACCTCCGGTGGGGGAGTTGCGATTCGCCGCGCCACGACCGGCGCGGCGGTGGGACGGGGTGCGCGAGGCGTTCGCGTTCGGCCCGCCCCCGCCGCAGGACATCGTCGTGCCCGGCCGCACCGGCGGCCTGTCCGGCGTCGCCACCGGCGACGACTGGCTCACGGTGAACGTCTGGACGCCGCAACCCGATCCGGCCGCGCACCGCCCGGTCCTGGTCTGGATCTACGGTGGCGCCTACAAACTCGGCTTCGCCGGCAGCCCCGGCTACGACGCGCAGCACCTCACCCGCGCCGGGGACCACGTCGTGGTCAGCTTCAACTACCGCGTCGGCATGGAGGGATTCGCCCACTTCGCGGGCGCACCGGCCAACCGCGGCCTGCTCGACCAGGTCGCCGCACTGGAGTGGGTGCGCGACAACATCACCGCGTTCGGCGGCGACCCGGATCGGGTCACCGTCTTCGGCGAGTCGGCCGGCGCCGGATCCCTCGCCGCACTGCTGGCCATGCCCCGCGCGAAAAACCTGTTCCGGCAAGCGATCCTGCAGAGCCCGCCCGGCACCTTCCACTCCGACGACCTCGGCCGCGACATCGGCGCCGCCCTCGCCGCCGGCCGGGGCCTGCGCGCCACGGCAGACGACCTGGCCACGGTCGACCCGCACGAACTCGTCGGCGCCGCAGCCGGACTCACCGCCGACCTCGGCTGGGACCGCACCCGCTGGGGCGCGGTCGCCGACACCATCACCCCGTACTCACCGGTCGTGGACGGCGACGTGCTACCCACCGACCCGTGGACCGCCCTGTCCGCCGGATCCGCCCGCGACGTGCGAATCATCTTGGGCCACAACCGCAACGAGAGCCGCCTGTTCCTGTTCCTCGGCGGCGCGCTCCCCGGTATCGACGACACCCGCGCCGACGCGGCCCTGCGCACCTTCGGCCCCGGCGCCGACCCGGAGCAGACCTATCGCGCCGCCCACCCCGACGCCGCGCCGGAACAACTCCTGGAATACGTCCACTCCGACTGGCTGTTCCGCATGCCCGCCCTCCACCTGATCCAGGCCCAGCGCTCTGCCGGCGGCACCGCATACGGCTACGAAATCGCTTGGCCCGCACCGGGCAACGCGGCCCTGGGCGCCTGCCACGGCCTGGACGGCCCCCTGGTCTTCGGCACCCTCACCGCCCACCTCGGCCCCCTGCTGTTCGGCCCGGAACCCTCCGCCGAAACCCGCACCCAATCGGCCCGGATCCAGCGCGCCTGGACCGATTTCGCCGCCACCGGCGACCCCGGCTGGCCCGCCTACGACACCCGCGGCCTGTTCCGGGTCTTCGACACCGAACCCACGGTCACCCCCTACCCGGAAGCGGCCTCCGAAAAACTCTGGGCCACACACAAGTTCGCCGCCCTGCCCCTGTTGTGA
- the meaB gene encoding methylmalonyl Co-A mutase-associated GTPase MeaB — protein MRATGRLLSLIESDRRDEVLAVLEPGPIRVVGVTGPPGAGKSTTIAAMVAGYRARGQRVAVLAVDPSSPYSGGALLGDRIRMAQHINDPDVLIRSVATRGHLGGLAAAVPAAIRLLGGLGYDLILLETVGVGQSEIEIAAVADPTLVILNPGAGDAVQAAKAGLLEVADILVVNKADREGADRTVRELRQETHAPILKLVAARDEGIPELLEAVDAHHRTDTPERRTARARAQILSLAQTRLRTHPDLDTLAAAVAAGHGDPYTAAENLLRPAESEAALP, from the coding sequence ATGCGGGCCACCGGTCGGCTGCTGAGCCTGATCGAGAGCGACCGGCGCGACGAGGTCCTGGCCGTGCTCGAACCCGGGCCGATCCGGGTGGTCGGCGTGACCGGCCCGCCGGGTGCCGGTAAGTCGACCACCATCGCCGCGATGGTCGCGGGCTACCGTGCCCGCGGTCAGCGGGTGGCCGTGCTGGCAGTGGACCCGTCCTCGCCGTACAGCGGCGGCGCGCTGCTCGGCGACCGGATCCGGATGGCGCAGCACATCAACGATCCCGACGTGCTGATCCGCTCGGTGGCCACCCGCGGCCATCTCGGCGGCCTGGCCGCCGCGGTACCCGCGGCCATCCGCCTGCTCGGCGGACTCGGCTACGACCTGATTTTGCTGGAGACCGTCGGCGTCGGACAGTCCGAGATCGAGATCGCCGCCGTCGCCGACCCGACCCTGGTGATCCTGAATCCCGGTGCCGGAGACGCGGTTCAGGCCGCGAAGGCGGGCCTGCTGGAGGTCGCCGACATCCTGGTGGTCAACAAGGCCGACCGCGAGGGCGCGGACCGGACCGTCCGCGAACTGCGCCAGGAAACCCACGCCCCCATCCTGAAACTCGTCGCCGCGCGCGACGAGGGCATCCCCGAACTGCTCGAGGCCGTCGACGCCCACCACCGCACCGACACCCCCGAGCGCCGCACGGCCCGGGCCCGGGCCCAGATCCTGTCCCTGGCCCAGACCCGCCTGCGCACCCATCCGGACCTGGACACCCTCGCCGCCGCCGTGGCCGCCGGGCACGGCGACCCCTACACCGCCGCCGAAAACCTGCTGCGCCCGGCCGAATCCGAGGCGGCCCTACCCTGA